One region of Vigna angularis cultivar LongXiaoDou No.4 chromosome 10, ASM1680809v1, whole genome shotgun sequence genomic DNA includes:
- the LOC108336135 gene encoding eukaryotic translation initiation factor 3 subunit I codes for MRPILMKGHERPLTFLKYNRDGDLLFSCAKDHNPTVWFADNGERLGTYRGHNGAVWCCDVSRDSGRLITGSADQTAKLWNVQTGQQLFTFNFDSPARSVDFSVGDKLAVITTDPFMELPSAIHVKRIAKDPSEQTGESVLLIKGPQGRINRALWGPLNRTIISAGEDAVIRIWDSETGKLLKESDKESGHKKTVTSLVKSADGSHFLTGSLDKSARLWDTRTLTLIKTYVTERPVNAVAMSPLLDHVVLGGGQDASAVTTTDHRAGKFEAKFYDKILQEEIGGVKGHFGPINALAFNPDGKSFSSGGEDGYVRLHHFDSDYFNIKI; via the exons ATGAGGCCGATTTTGATGAAGGGCCACGAGAGGCCACTCACGTTCCTCAAGTACAACAGGGACGGCGATCTCCTCTTCTCCTGCGCCAAGGACCACAACCCTACGGTCTGGTTCGCCGACAACGGCGAACGCCTCGGCACTTACCGCGGCCACAACGGTGCCGTTTGGTGCTGCGACGTCTCAA GAGATTCTGGTCGACTCATAACGGGGAGTGCGGATCAGACCGCGAAGCTATGGAACGTGCAGACTGGTCAGCAGTTGTTCACCTTCAATTTTGATTCTCCGGCCCGGTCTGTCGATTTTTCTGTCGGGGATAAGCTCGCTGTCATTACCACTGATCCTTTTATGGAATTGCCCTCTGCAATCCATGTCAAGCGCATTGCAAAAGATCCCTCCGAAC AGACTGGGGAGTCTGTGCTTCTCATTAAGGGTCCTCAGGGACGAATAAATAGAGCTCTTTGGGGACCACTCAACAGAACCATCATTAGTGCTGGTGAAGATGCTGTTATTCGAATTTGGGATTCTGAG ACGGGAAAATTGCTTAAGGAGTCAGACAAGGAATCTGGCCATAAAAAGACAGTGACATCACTTGTCAAGTCTGCGGATGGTTCACACTTCCTTACAGGCTCTCTGGACAAGTCTGCTAGG CTTTGGGATACTAGAACATTGACTCTTATCAAGACCTATGTCACAGAACGGCCAGTCAATGCAGTTGCAATGTCGCCACTTCTTGATcat GTGGTACTTGGAGGTGGTCAGGACGCATCAGCTGTTACAACCACTGATCATCGTGCTGGAAAATTTGAAGCCAAATTCTATGACAAG ATTCTTCAAGAAGAAATTGGGGGCGTGAAAGGGCATTTTGGACCAATTAATGCATTGGCTTTTAACCCTGATGGAAAAAG TTTTTCAAGTGGAGGTGAAGATGGTTATGTACGGTTGCATCACTTCGACTCAGattatttcaacatcaaaatatAG